The Streptococcus downei MFe28 DNA window AGTAGGGACTAAACATGTCCATGGTAATGACTTTCACGCGACTTCTTACCTGTCTAGAATACCGAAGGAAATGATTGCGAATAGTTGCTTGAGTCCGTCCATCTAGGATAGCTAGGATCTTTCTTGTATCGTAGTCCTGTGCAATAAAGCTCATCTCTATCTGCCGATTGAAACAGTCACTTCCCTGACTGTTTCCACATCCCAACTCAAGTGTTCTGGAAGGTGGTTAAGATCAGTCTTAAATTTGAATTTATGTAACTGACGAATGACTGTCGAAGTGGAGACAGATAAACTTTCGGAGATAGCTGTCATAGGGACTTTCTCAATCAATTTTTGAGTGATTTTCTGTTTGACGATGGTTGCGATCTGGTGATTCTTCTTGACTAAGGAAGTCTCTGCGACGGCTATTTTCCACAGTCTTTACAGCGGAAACGGCGTTTTCTCAATCGAATGAGAGTCTTGTAGCCAGCACATTTGAGGTAGGGGATTTTGGATTCTTTTTGAAAGTCATATTTAGCCATTTGTCCTTGACAGTTGTGACATTTAGAGGCAGGATAATCGAGCTTAGCAATGACTTCTTTATGCGTTCCAGCATCAAGATAATCTAAGATAATAATATTTTTGTCATTAATTCCAAGTATGTTTGTGATAAAATTTAATTGTTCCATAAGATTCTTTCTAATGAGGGTTTGGTCACTTTTTCATTATAGGTCTTATGGGGCTTTTTTCTACAACAAAATAGACTCCATAATTCCTACAGTGGTTTTACCCACTACAGAAATTATAGAGCCAGTTTTGATAGGAAAGTTTGTCTGTAAATTGCTATTTTTTTACCAAATTTTAAACCGAATTTTCGGAAATTGTTGATTTTTTCCTTTTAGTCCTTATTTTTTATGGAAATCCTAAACTTTTATGCCTCAAGCTATTTATTTTTTGCCAGAATGGGAGTATAATAGCTTCATATTTAATTTTTAAGGAGGGAAAGCCTATGAAGAAGAGCTTTATTCACCAACAGCAGGAGATTTCTTTTGTTAAGAATACCTTCACCCAATACTTGATTGATAAGCTTGATATCGTCGAAGTGCAAGGACCTATTTTGAGTAAGGTCGGGGACGGTATGCAAGATAATTTGAGTGGGGTGGAAAATCCTGTGCGGGTGAATGTCCTCCAAATTCCTGATGAAACTTATGAGGTTGTTCATTCCCTAGCCAAGTGGAAACGTCATACTCTGGCTCGTTTTGGTTTCAATGAAGGAGAAGGCCTTTTTGTTCATATGAAGGCCCTACGTCCTGACGAAGATTCCTTGGACCAAATTCACTCAGTCTACGTTGACCAATGGGACTGGGAAAAGGTTATTCCAGATGGTAGACGGGACCTTACCTATCTCAAGGAAACAGTAGAGAAGGTCTACAAGGCCATCCGCTTGACTGAATTGGCGGTTGAAGCTCGTTTCGATGTTGATGCGGTTCTACCTAAGAAAATTACCTTCATCCATACTGAGGACTTGGTGGAGCAGTACCCTGATTTGACTCCTAAGGAACGCGAAGATGCGATTGCTAAGGAATACGGCGCTGTCTTCCTCATTGGTATCGGTGGAGTTCTAGCGGATGGCAAACCTCATGACGGTCGGGCACCTGACTACGATGACTGGACCAGCGAATCCGAGGCTGGTTACCATGGTCTCAATGGTGATATTATCGTTTGGAATGAAAGTCTGGGTCATGCCTTTGAGCTCTCTTCTATGGGAATTCGGGTTGATGAAGATGCCCTCAAACGTCAGGTCGAAATCACTGGCGACCAAGACCGCCTCAATCTGGAGTGGCACAAGTCCCTCCTCAACGGTCTCTTCCCCTTGACCATCGGTGGTGGTATCGGGCAATCACGGATGGCCATGTTCCTCTTGCGTAAGAAACACATTGGCGAAGTCCAATCCAGCGTTTGGCCAGACCAAGTCAGAAAAGACTTTGATAACATTCTATAAAAGCAAAAGCGAGTGGGCCCAGTCAGTCCACTTGTTTTTTCTATAGTGCCTAGGGAAATGAGTTGGAAGCTGGCTCTGTAATCGGACCAGGCTAGACCTAGCTTCTACTATGGTTGATAAGATAAGAAGGGAGAAGTGATTTGGCATTTGAAGAGCAATTTTTTAAGCGAAAAACTCTGAGTTCTCAGAAATTATTGGATTTTGGCTTTACAAAGACAAAATCTGGCTATTGCTATGATAAGGAAATTATGGCTGGGGATTTTCAGGCCCAGATTGAGGTAAGTAATAGTGGCCAGGTAGTTGGCCGCCTGATCGATAAGGATCTTGAC harbors:
- the asnA gene encoding aspartate--ammonia ligase; the encoded protein is MKKSFIHQQQEISFVKNTFTQYLIDKLDIVEVQGPILSKVGDGMQDNLSGVENPVRVNVLQIPDETYEVVHSLAKWKRHTLARFGFNEGEGLFVHMKALRPDEDSLDQIHSVYVDQWDWEKVIPDGRRDLTYLKETVEKVYKAIRLTELAVEARFDVDAVLPKKITFIHTEDLVEQYPDLTPKEREDAIAKEYGAVFLIGIGGVLADGKPHDGRAPDYDDWTSESEAGYHGLNGDIIVWNESLGHAFELSSMGIRVDEDALKRQVEITGDQDRLNLEWHKSLLNGLFPLTIGGGIGQSRMAMFLLRKKHIGEVQSSVWPDQVRKDFDNIL